A single region of the Anopheles funestus chromosome X, idAnoFuneDA-416_04, whole genome shotgun sequence genome encodes:
- the LOC125762041 gene encoding rho guanine nucleotide exchange factor 17, whose translation MEKLQKHSSVPNIFARFFKSFTPRTVNYQNGTLYSRSATSLKQHNLERVELRQVLNSLPERQQKRWMSFQQFIMHEQNYLDAMRKLQYEIYDELLQKESIIDWDLSYTIFGTHTRICMLHQFIQPLLAACVNEWPDRYLAGWMICALLEQPSLTQLYSVFIKNYRLIVALVTDQMNTNDIFSWFIQSKLRDFGGKLSFSDYFIMPVQRIPQVGLEVKELLKYTPETDPDWALMDRCVKRATLLGEQLNASSGKHEIVQTVLNAIENAAGDRSRTYLHGRYQCELLHSEQLTEVFRNHTGSRFVLLLSDRLVCAKLPEKKHKHGPIGVLKWVIPLQDIVIDGDELDATTMSSSMANDVSSNSFKLMSDFGTLSDIRDLVSTFQEPHVNLSVDACRAELDNIWHSVLQQNANQDDPCLLRVKSKHGKTHTLKMNNADTKIECNAIRLGQLALRPENSPAWWNSTVYAPYEPLFVKTFQAGHQDAMVTGGCSYVPNTNSRAYSNDLFRAWSKQQHVLWISSIDKKHNSTVSLYTHDRIKHVIAERASFTLPASKIVFIAYVPEGMVGNTPTDTVWIATRSRILIYSATFPMISDRLECFRIRDTPNRILYHAKRVFVSTDTNKLLIFSMTDNGVWDLKTPQLWQNGSVHAMAIGISNVYMAVNNNIHIFDSETGKFINQISSPPTSPEDRRCINFLQYSVHGLWVARERSGIVSLYHAEYYQHLLDIDTNKHINRFLSENAEDPLNKRTTVKSIIVIDNMLWIGTSAGIVLSLHLPNCANVPIMTDQISISYHGHIRNVSIIMPLPSLSVRKKNHESIDIEPAIVESLFQNTRKPSRDLCATSVGVDDESFTFIDSFDDFDEPDSIYSNLDELNVSKEYTAVEKKESDVEEKFKTEYKTENRTPWTPDSILIVTGGYDYIKRSNKTSQNTSLHESFRSLSVANIAESSSNLNTTPINKNGNIMLWEKQSQ comes from the exons ATGGAGAAACTGCAAAAACATTCCAGCGTTCCCAACATCTTTGCTCGCTTCTTTAAAAGTTTCACGCCGCGTACAGTGAACTACCAAAATGGCACACTTTACTCTCGCAGTGCGACATCATTAAAGCAACACAATCTTGAACGCGTTGAGCTGCGGCAAGTGTTAAACAGCTTACCCGAACGCCAACAGAAGCGATGGATGTCATTTCAGCAGTTCATAATGCACGAACAAAACTATCTGGACGCAATGCGCAAATTGCAATAT GAGATCTACGATGAATTGTTGCAGAAGGAGTCCATCATAGATTGGGACCTTTCGTACACTATATTTGGAACACATACTAGAATTTGCATGCTACATCAGTTTATTCAACCATTGCTGGCGGCATGCGTGAACGAATGGCCCGACAGGTATTTAGCTGGCTGGATGATCTGTGCACTACTCGAACAACCTTCGCTTACCCAACTGTACTCAGTGTTCATAAAAAACTACAGGCTCATCGTAGCGCTGGTCACTGATCAAATGAATACAAACGATATTTTCTCTTGGTTTATCCAGTCAAAGTTGCGTGACTTTGGCGGAAAACTAAGTTTCAGCGACTATTTCATAATGCCTGTGCAAAGAATACCACAGGTCGGACTGGAAGTGAAGGAACTGTTAAAATACACGCCAGAAACAGATCCAGACTGGGCTTTAATGGACAGGTGCGTAAAACGGGCCACGTTATTGGGAGAACAACTAAACGCATCTAGTGGCAAACATGAAATCGTTCAAACTGTGCTGAATGCGATAGAGAACGCGGCTGGTGACAGAAGTCGAACCTATCTCCATGGTCGCTATCAGTGCGAGTTGCTGCACAGCGAACAGCTAACGGAGGTGTTCCGCAATCACACCGGATCACGGTTTGTCCTGCTGTTAAGCGACAGACTCGTGTGTGCCAAACTTCCAGAAAAGAAGCACAAGCATGGTCCGATTGGTGTATTGAAATGGGTAATACCGCTGCAGGATATTGTGATTGATGGCGATGAATTAGATGCTACAACGATGTCATCATCTATGGCAAATGATGTCTCCTCCAATTCTTTTAAGCTCATGAGCGACTTTGGGACATTATCTGACATACGAGATCTAGTAAGCACGTTCCAAGAACCGCACGTCAATTTAAGTGTGGATGCTTGCCGTGCAGAACTGGACAACATTTGGCATTCTGTTctg caacaaaacgcaaaccaaGATGATCCATGTTTGTTACGCGTAAAATCAAAGCATGGTAAAACTCATACCCTAAAGATGAATAATGCAGACACAAAAATTGAATGCAATGCAATTCGGCTAGGTCAATTAGCTTTGCGGCCCGAAAATTCCCCTGCCTGGTGGAATAGTACGGTGTACGCACCGTATGAGCCACTATTTGTCAAAACGTTTCAAGCGGGTCACCAAGATGCTATG GTGACGGGAGGCTGCAGCTACGTGCCGAATACCAATTCACGGGCATATTCCAACGACCTATTTCGTGCTTGGTCGAAACAGCAGCATGTACTGTGGATTAGCTCGATagacaaaaaacataacagtACGGTATCTCTTTATACGCACGACCGTATCAAACATGTAATAGCAGAGCGGGCTAGCTTTACTCTGCCTGCCtctaaaattgtatttatcgCATACGTACCGGAAGGAATGGTCGGTAACACGCCGACCGATACAGTGTGGATTGCAACGCGATCAAGAATATTAATATATTCCGCAACATTCCCCATGATTTCTGACCGGCTGGAATGCTTTCGGATCAGAGATACTCCTAATCGGATATTATATCACGCGAAACGAGTGTTCGTTAGTACGGATACTAACAAGCTACTGATCTTTTCAATGACGGACAACGGTGTGTGGGACCTAAAAACACCGCAACTATGGCAGAACGGTTCTGTCCACGCTATGGCTATTGGGATCTCCAATGTCTACATGGCGGTTAATAACAATATTCACATATTTGATAGCGAAACAGGAAAATTCATCAACCAGATCTCATCCCCGCCAACGTCCCCCGAAGACAGGCGATGTATAAACTTTTTGCAGTATTCGGTGCATGGACTGTGGGTTGCTCGAGAACGATCGGGAATTGTTTCGCTGTATCATGCCGAATACTACCAACATCTGCTGGATATTGATACTAACAAGCATATCAATCGGTTCCTGTCCGAAAACGCAGAAGATCCCCTAAACAAACGGACAACGGTGAAATCCATCATAGTAATCGATAACATGTTGTGGATCGGAACAAGTGCTGGCATAGTGCTATCATTGCACCTACCAAATTGTGCTAATGTTCCAATTATGACGGATCAAATCTCAATATCATATCATGGTCACATTCGGAACGTAAGCATTATCATGCCCCTGCCGTCGCTGAGTGTTCGAAAGAAGAACCACGAAAGCATCGACATTGAACCAGCCATAGTTGAAAGCTTATTCCAAAACACGAGAAAACCGTCGCGCGATCTGTGCGCCACAAGTGTAGGCGTTGACGATGAAAGCTTTACCTTTATCGACTCATTCGATGATTTTGATGAACCTGATTCTATCTATTCGAACTTGGATGAACTCAACGTGTCAAAGGAGTATACAgcggttgaaaaaaaagagagcgaTGTTGAGGAGAAATTTAAAACAGAATACAAAACTGAAAACCGTACGCCGTGGACACCCGACTCCATTTTGATCGTCACTGGTGGTTATGATTATATTAAGAGGTCTaacaaaacatcacaaaacacATCTTTGCATGAATCTTTTCGTAGTCTAAGCGTAGCTAATATAGCAGAATCTTCGAGTAATTTGAACACTACACCAatcaacaaaaatggaaacatcaTGCTGTGGGAAAAACAGTCACAATAG